A window of Verrucomicrobiia bacterium contains these coding sequences:
- a CDS encoding AarF/UbiB family protein, which produces MKLSFKPHHLKRYKDIALLLFKYGRSDLAKEFDLESLAGAGALPSKPGEPRPDELADDLEKMGPTFVKLGQLLSSRPDLLPEPYLKALSRLQDKVKPFPYADVERIVAGELGTRISKAFSFFEEQQMAAASLGQVHRAALRDGRPVVVKVQRPDIRTQIAEDFEALEEIAAFFDEHTDVGHRYQFVKVLSEFKVTLMQELDYQREAANLTTLSANLREFDRILVPLPVQGYCSRDVLTMDYVSGTKITSLSPLVRLDIEGDALAEQLFEAYLKQVLVDGFFHADPHPGNVFLTEDSKLALLDLGMVGRVTPGMQENLLRLLLAVSDGNGDDVAKIVLRVSQTTDDFDDTDFRKQVGLLVAEQNNKSIQQKDVGLSLLQVGRISAETGLYCPSELTILGKTLMQLDQIGKILSPNFNPNASIRRNSTKIMTNRLLRNASPAKLFGSFLEMKDFVGGLPERVNKLLDAAANAELQLNVKTPDAHHLLNGFEKIANRITTGVILAALIIGASLLMQVNSAGFKLFGYPGVAMVCFLIALIGSGWLILTILIKDYKDKRKRRNE; this is translated from the coding sequence ATGAAGCTGTCCTTTAAACCGCATCATCTGAAGCGCTATAAAGATATTGCGCTTTTGCTTTTCAAATATGGCCGATCCGACTTGGCTAAGGAATTCGACTTGGAAAGCCTTGCCGGGGCTGGGGCGCTTCCTTCAAAACCGGGCGAGCCCCGACCAGACGAGCTGGCCGATGATTTGGAAAAGATGGGACCGACTTTCGTCAAGCTTGGTCAACTGCTTTCCAGCCGCCCCGATCTTTTACCTGAGCCCTATCTCAAAGCGCTCTCGCGTCTCCAGGACAAAGTAAAACCATTTCCGTATGCGGACGTGGAACGCATCGTCGCGGGCGAATTGGGCACGCGCATCTCCAAGGCATTTTCATTTTTTGAAGAACAACAAATGGCGGCGGCTTCGCTTGGGCAAGTCCACCGCGCCGCGTTGCGCGATGGCCGGCCCGTAGTGGTGAAAGTGCAGCGGCCGGATATTCGTACGCAAATCGCCGAAGACTTTGAGGCGTTGGAGGAGATCGCGGCATTTTTTGACGAGCACACCGACGTCGGCCACCGTTATCAATTCGTAAAGGTTCTTTCTGAGTTCAAGGTCACGCTCATGCAGGAACTCGATTATCAACGCGAAGCCGCGAACCTTACGACGCTCTCCGCAAACCTTCGCGAGTTCGATCGCATTTTGGTGCCCTTGCCAGTCCAGGGTTATTGCTCGCGCGATGTGCTCACGATGGATTACGTAAGCGGAACGAAGATCACGAGCCTCAGTCCGCTCGTGCGCCTCGACATCGAAGGCGATGCCCTCGCTGAACAATTATTCGAGGCCTATCTCAAGCAGGTTTTGGTGGACGGTTTTTTTCATGCGGATCCGCATCCCGGGAATGTTTTTTTGACTGAAGATAGCAAACTCGCCCTGCTTGATCTGGGCATGGTCGGCCGCGTAACGCCTGGCATGCAGGAAAATCTTTTGCGGCTGCTGCTTGCGGTCAGCGATGGCAACGGTGATGACGTCGCCAAAATTGTCCTGCGCGTCAGTCAGACGACGGACGACTTCGACGATACGGATTTTCGCAAACAAGTCGGGCTCCTGGTCGCGGAGCAAAACAACAAAAGCATCCAGCAAAAAGACGTTGGCCTTTCGCTGTTGCAGGTGGGACGCATCTCCGCCGAAACCGGCCTCTATTGCCCATCCGAACTGACCATCCTGGGCAAGACGCTGATGCAGCTCGACCAAATCGGAAAAATTCTGTCGCCAAACTTTAATCCAAACGCCTCGATCCGCCGCAACTCGACAAAGATCATGACGAATCGCTTGCTCAGGAATGCGTCGCCCGCGAAACTATTCGGCTCATTCCTGGAGATGAAGGATTTTGTGGGCGGCTTGCCGGAACGCGTCAACAAACTCCTCGATGCCGCCGCCAACGCGGAATTGCAACTGAACGTCAAGACTCCCGATGCCCATCATTTGCTCAACGGTTTTGAAAAAATCGCCAACCGCATCACCACCGGCGTCATCCTGGCCGCCCTGATCATCGGCGCCTCGCTGCTCATGCAAGTGAACAGCGCGGGCTTCAAGCTGTTCGGCTATCCGGGGGTGGCAATGGTCTGTTTTCTCATCGCCTTGATAGGGTCCGGCTGGTTGATTTTGACGATCCTCATCAAAGATTATAAAGACAAGCGCAAGCGCCGCAATGAATGA
- a CDS encoding BON domain-containing protein codes for MKRINCLTAALFLATVTVVGVTGCAGDRYNQSTGEHIDDAATTSRVKGSLGNDTMYKYPDVHVTTFKGTVQLSGFVDTRAQKSQAGILAKSTEGVKDVVNNISVKE; via the coding sequence ATGAAAAGAATTAACTGCTTAACCGCCGCCCTGTTTCTTGCCACGGTCACCGTTGTGGGAGTCACCGGCTGTGCGGGCGACCGTTATAATCAAAGCACGGGCGAACACATTGACGACGCGGCCACGACTTCCCGGGTGAAGGGTTCGCTGGGCAACGACACCATGTACAAATATCCCGATGTGCATGTGACTACTTTCAAAGGCACCGTGCAACTGAGCGGTTTCGTGGATACGCGGGCGCAAAAATCGCAGGCCGGAATCCTGGCAAAAAGTACCGAAGGCGTGAAGGATGTGGTGAATAACATCAGCGTCAAAGAATAA
- a CDS encoding serine hydrolase: protein MMTNQFVFLAMVSAGALAMAGCALAAPGTNANFENYVLDFNTPVDPALQSALEKIDAEIRAKYGLATEQTSVGVLDLRTLRWAAIHPDQEEYGASVPKIGILLAYFQLHPGAATNLDQPTRHELGLMAKASDNDLAAKFSQQLGLKEIQRVLQQYNLYDANHGGGIWVGKHYGVTGERYPDPVGNNSHAATVRQLLRYFLMLEQGKLVSPAASKTMREIFLSPDIPADDIKFVKGLDGRGLEIIRKWGSWEDWLHDSAVITGPGRHYILAALTKTPKGDEYLVDLSKAVDDLMAAQP, encoded by the coding sequence ATGATGACAAATCAGTTTGTGTTTCTGGCGATGGTTTCGGCGGGGGCATTGGCGATGGCGGGTTGTGCGCTTGCGGCTCCGGGTACGAACGCGAATTTCGAGAATTATGTGCTCGATTTCAACACGCCGGTGGATCCGGCGCTGCAATCGGCATTGGAAAAAATAGACGCGGAGATCCGCGCGAAATATGGATTGGCCACGGAACAAACTTCGGTGGGCGTGCTGGATTTGCGGACGCTGCGCTGGGCGGCCATTCATCCCGATCAGGAGGAGTATGGCGCAAGCGTGCCCAAGATCGGAATCCTGCTCGCGTATTTTCAACTACATCCCGGCGCGGCGACGAACCTCGATCAACCGACCCGTCACGAGCTTGGCCTAATGGCCAAGGCTTCGGACAATGACCTGGCCGCGAAATTTTCGCAGCAACTTGGCCTCAAGGAAATCCAGCGCGTATTGCAGCAATATAATTTATATGACGCGAACCACGGCGGCGGCATTTGGGTTGGCAAACATTACGGCGTGACGGGCGAGCGTTATCCCGACCCGGTCGGCAATAATTCCCACGCGGCGACGGTGCGCCAACTCCTGCGTTATTTCCTGATGCTCGAACAGGGCAAGCTCGTTTCGCCCGCGGCATCCAAAACGATGCGCGAGATTTTTCTATCGCCGGATATTCCGGCGGATGACATCAAGTTCGTCAAGGGTCTCGATGGGCGCGGCTTGGAAATTATTCGCAAATGGGGTTCCTGGGAGGATTGGCTGCACGACAGCGCGGTCATCACGGGTCCGGGACGGCATTACATTCTAGCGGCGCTCACGAAGACGCCCAAGGGCGATGAGTATCTCGTGGACTTGTCGAAGGCGGTGGATGATTTGATGGCGGCGCAACCCTGA
- the speD gene encoding adenosylmethionine decarboxylase, which yields MRSLSLHTLLEFYDCNPAELKHSRQVKTLMHESVLKGGGTIVKEVFHNFSPYGVSGVIVITESHVTIHTWPEHGYAAVDIFSCSAKLDHDAIRDALKRGLSSARVKSKSFSRGPRSKKARAMPA from the coding sequence ATGCGCTCACTTTCACTGCACACGTTGTTGGAGTTTTACGACTGCAATCCGGCCGAGCTAAAACACTCGCGCCAGGTCAAAACGCTCATGCACGAATCCGTTCTCAAAGGCGGCGGCACGATTGTCAAAGAGGTGTTTCACAATTTCAGTCCTTACGGCGTGAGCGGGGTCATCGTTATCACCGAATCGCACGTGACGATTCACACGTGGCCGGAGCATGGTTACGCGGCGGTGGATATTTTTTCGTGCAGCGCGAAGCTCGACCACGACGCGATTCGCGACGCCTTGAAACGCGGTCTTTCCTCCGCGCGCGTCAAATCAAAATCTTTCTCCCGCGGCCCGCGCAGCAAAAAAGCCCGCGCAATGCCCGCTTAA
- a CDS encoding NAD(P)-binding protein: protein MNAPHKSHSQKISRRAFVATAAAGAGVVMTAPFIRKSKTRMITGSIVGANSALGHAMRDGKFPAVSETREAGIVVAGGGIGGLAAARQLQRRGCEDFVLLELESRAGGNAMSGRNETSAFPWGAHYVPIAGSDMPEVAQLFSELGIIRGHDMNGLPIYDEEYLCADPMERLFIRGRWQEGFVPQLGVSPADQHVIETFFDEMKRLQNARGSDGRRAFTIPVDASSRDEAFTRLDRMTMADYLREKSWSDCAPLRWYVNYCCRDDYGAGIEQISAWAGVHYFASRDGRAANAASYAVVTWPEGNGWLANKLQEPIAAHIKSSCAVWNVEHSGDALLVDYFDNTRQKSIRLRARGMIWAAPNFIARRVIRELREKTNSESATVYSPWMVANLTLDAMPAGSGMELCWDNVIHDSDSLGYVVATHQNFTPVPRATVITYYQPLDAAEPAAARQEALQRTYADWSARILSDLSKAHPELPKHVKQLDVWLWGHAMVRPVPGFIWGHARQSMQQPIGNLAFAHSDLSGISIFEEAYTRGYRAADFVFDNLSRAAKHT from the coding sequence ATGAACGCCCCGCACAAATCGCATTCGCAAAAAATTTCCCGGCGCGCCTTCGTGGCCACCGCTGCGGCGGGCGCGGGCGTGGTCATGACCGCGCCTTTTATTCGCAAGAGCAAAACGCGGATGATCACCGGCTCGATCGTCGGCGCCAATTCCGCGCTCGGCCATGCAATGCGTGATGGAAAATTTCCCGCAGTGTCCGAGACGCGCGAAGCGGGCATCGTCGTCGCGGGTGGCGGCATCGGTGGGCTTGCGGCGGCGCGCCAACTGCAACGGCGCGGCTGCGAGGATTTTGTGTTGCTGGAATTGGAATCGCGCGCGGGCGGCAATGCGATGAGCGGGCGAAATGAAACCTCCGCATTTCCCTGGGGCGCGCATTACGTTCCCATCGCGGGGAGCGACATGCCCGAAGTCGCGCAACTTTTCAGCGAACTCGGAATCATCCGCGGCCACGACATGAACGGCCTGCCGATTTATGACGAAGAATATCTTTGCGCCGATCCGATGGAGCGATTGTTTATTCGAGGACGCTGGCAGGAAGGTTTTGTTCCGCAACTCGGTGTGAGCCCCGCCGACCAGCATGTCATCGAAACATTTTTCGACGAGATGAAGCGTTTGCAAAATGCCCGTGGCAGCGATGGCCGCCGCGCCTTCACGATTCCCGTGGATGCCAGCTCGCGCGACGAAGCATTCACGCGCCTTGACCGGATGACGATGGCCGATTATTTGCGCGAGAAAAGCTGGAGCGATTGCGCGCCGTTGCGGTGGTATGTGAATTATTGTTGCCGCGATGATTACGGCGCGGGGATCGAACAGATTTCAGCATGGGCGGGTGTGCATTATTTTGCCTCGCGCGATGGGCGCGCCGCGAACGCCGCGAGTTACGCGGTCGTTACCTGGCCCGAAGGCAACGGCTGGCTTGCCAACAAATTGCAGGAGCCGATCGCCGCGCACATTAAAAGTTCCTGCGCGGTGTGGAACGTCGAGCATTCCGGCGATGCGTTGCTCGTGGATTATTTCGACAACACCCGGCAGAAAAGCATTCGCCTGCGCGCACGCGGAATGATTTGGGCCGCGCCAAATTTTATCGCGCGTCGTGTCATTCGTGAACTGCGCGAGAAAACCAATAGCGAGTCTGCCACAGTTTATTCGCCGTGGATGGTTGCCAATCTCACTCTCGATGCCATGCCCGCCGGTTCCGGCATGGAACTTTGCTGGGACAATGTGATTCACGATAGCGACTCGCTCGGCTACGTGGTCGCCACGCACCAGAATTTCACGCCCGTTCCGCGCGCGACGGTCATCACTTATTATCAACCGCTCGATGCCGCCGAACCCGCCGCCGCGCGGCAGGAAGCTTTGCAACGCACCTACGCCGATTGGTCCGCGCGCATTCTCTCCGATTTAAGCAAGGCGCACCCCGAACTTCCGAAGCATGTAAAGCAACTCGACGTTTGGCTTTGGGGCCACGCGATGGTGCGGCCAGTGCCCGGTTTTATTTGGGGACATGCGCGCCAATCCATGCAGCAGCCCATCGGGAACCTTGCCTTTGCGCACTCAGATCTAAGTGGCATTTCGATTTTCGAGGAGGCTTACACGCGAGGTTATCGTGCGGCGGATTTTGTTTTCGATAATTTATCCCGCGCTGCAAAACACACTTAA
- a CDS encoding polyamine aminopropyltransferase: protein MTDRRIKFLLLASVFAIATCGLIYELIAGTLASYLLGDSVTQFSTIIGTYLFAMGIGSYLSKFINKNAVAVFIQVELIIGLVGGCSAGLLFLLFAEVDSFRVLLYAIVTIIGTLVGLEIPLLLRILKGRFEFKELVSQVFTFDYIGALLASLLFPLVLVPHLGLVRSSFLFGGLNVIVAMTTLHLLRKHVAWARSLFSAGVVIFVALTVGFIYSERLLAWSEKTAYVDTVIFARSTPYQRIVITREAEDLRLYLNGNLQFSSRDEYRYHEALVHPGLARLAQPHDVLVLGGGDGIAVRELLKYPSITNVVLVDLDPEMTHLFSTQEMLLKINESALLSPRVHVKNGDAFTWLKSNTNQFDYIVADFPDPSNFSLGKLFTTAFYERVKPALRPHGAMVVQCTSPWVARKSFWCVDETLRASGFVTEPYHLYVPSFGEWGFILASHEPLPQALHLPEGLKFVSDASTRDMFHFPPDMGPVQVEANRLNNQMLVRYFEEEWAHYVH from the coding sequence GTGACTGATCGCCGCATCAAATTTTTGCTGCTCGCCTCCGTGTTCGCCATCGCGACGTGCGGGCTCATTTACGAATTGATCGCGGGCACGCTCGCGAGTTATTTGCTCGGCGATTCCGTCACGCAATTTTCCACCATCATCGGGACGTATCTGTTCGCGATGGGCATCGGCTCCTATCTCTCAAAGTTCATCAACAAAAATGCCGTCGCCGTGTTCATCCAGGTTGAATTGATTATCGGTCTGGTTGGCGGCTGCTCGGCGGGTTTGTTGTTCCTGTTGTTCGCCGAGGTGGATTCATTTCGCGTCCTGCTCTATGCGATCGTCACGATCATCGGCACGCTGGTGGGGTTGGAAATTCCCTTGCTCCTGCGCATCCTCAAAGGACGGTTTGAATTCAAGGAACTTGTCTCGCAAGTTTTTACTTTCGATTACATCGGCGCGTTGCTCGCCTCGCTCCTCTTTCCGCTCGTGCTGGTGCCGCATCTGGGTTTGGTGCGCTCCAGTTTTTTATTCGGCGGCCTCAATGTCATTGTCGCGATGACCACGCTTCATCTCCTGCGAAAGCACGTCGCCTGGGCGCGCTCATTGTTCAGTGCGGGCGTGGTGATTTTCGTGGCGCTGACCGTGGGATTTATTTATTCGGAACGCTTGCTCGCGTGGTCGGAAAAAACCGCTTACGTGGACACCGTCATTTTCGCGCGCTCGACGCCTTATCAACGCATCGTCATCACACGCGAGGCTGAAGATCTGCGGCTCTATCTCAACGGCAATCTCCAATTCAGTTCGCGCGATGAATATCGCTATCACGAAGCGCTCGTGCATCCCGGGCTCGCGCGGCTCGCGCAACCGCACGATGTCCTCGTGCTCGGCGGCGGCGATGGCATCGCCGTGCGTGAACTTTTAAAATATCCATCCATCACCAACGTCGTCCTCGTGGATCTTGATCCCGAGATGACGCATTTGTTTTCGACGCAGGAAATGTTGCTGAAGATCAACGAGTCGGCGCTGCTCTCTCCGCGTGTGCATGTCAAGAACGGCGACGCGTTCACGTGGCTGAAATCGAACACCAATCAATTCGATTATATCGTCGCCGATTTTCCCGACCCGTCGAATTTTTCGCTCGGCAAACTATTCACCACCGCCTTTTACGAGCGCGTAAAACCTGCGTTGCGTCCGCATGGCGCGATGGTTGTGCAATGCACCTCGCCGTGGGTCGCGCGAAAATCTTTTTGGTGCGTGGACGAGACGTTGCGCGCGAGCGGTTTCGTGACTGAACCGTATCATCTCTATGTGCCGTCGTTTGGCGAATGGGGTTTCATCCTGGCCTCGCATGAGCCTCTGCCGCAAGCGCTTCATCTTCCCGAAGGCTTGAAATTTGTCAGCGATGCCAGCACGCGCGACATGTTTCATTTCCCGCCCGACATGGGGCCGGTGCAGGTAGAGGCGAACCGGCTCAACAACCAAATGCTCGTGCGTTATTTCGAAGAGGAATGGGCGCATTACGTCCACTAG
- a CDS encoding DUF4178 domain-containing protein, whose translation MNQKYDCPNCGGALLFQSSVAVFAVCPYCRSMVVRHDVNVEAIGQMAALPPDLSPLQIGTKGEFAGRPFTLIGRVRLAYADGSWTEWCASFSDGKIGWLGETQGFFTIGFEIELPQGFPTREGGLKLRSPAGIENHAYIVTDRKQTTCLWGEGELPFVAKPGREATNIDLTGSENRFASAEYADGEIRLFVGRYARFNDLNFSNLRPVPGWSEEIIEPIHNQTTALNCPNCGSTVQLRAPGAAMSAACGSCGSLIDTSTPDLRLIRTAIKNQRMTPVIPIGRRGTLSGTNYEVIGFQHVRDSFSGWFEYLLFNPWQGFIWLVSYNGHWTLVNRLYERPKAAGFGNSEHAIFEDERYRLFDKTEVTTDYVAGEFYWKVGVGQRVQVADYVKPPQILSRESYPGLDEETWSQGEYISPEIIQKTFNLEGPLRERSGVYLNQLNPHWEKARQLFWLVPVLIVILAAIQMISSLRAARRNIYEGSFTYQGGTTNATIVTPPFEIKGGNQALNVTFTAPVNNNWIEFDAELVNTNTLVAAATFVQGVEYYSGYDDGPWHEGKQKEEVLVPNIAPGVYYFTLDVSADSSVQTMPFTITVVRDVVVWSNFWIALGVLLLYPLYRWTRAIAFERARWANSDFSPFPTFGGSDDDD comes from the coding sequence GTGAACCAGAAATACGATTGTCCCAACTGCGGCGGCGCTCTGCTTTTCCAGTCCAGCGTGGCCGTCTTTGCGGTGTGCCCGTATTGCCGCTCGATGGTCGTGCGCCACGATGTGAACGTGGAGGCCATCGGCCAGATGGCCGCTCTTCCGCCCGATCTCAGCCCCTTGCAAATCGGCACGAAGGGTGAATTTGCTGGCCGCCCTTTTACGCTGATCGGGCGCGTCCGCCTCGCGTATGCCGATGGCAGTTGGACGGAATGGTGCGCGTCTTTTTCGGACGGCAAGATTGGCTGGCTCGGCGAGACGCAGGGATTTTTCACCATCGGTTTTGAAATCGAATTGCCGCAAGGCTTTCCCACCCGCGAAGGCGGTTTGAAATTGCGCAGCCCGGCCGGAATCGAAAATCACGCCTACATCGTTACTGATCGCAAGCAGACGACCTGTCTCTGGGGCGAGGGCGAATTGCCGTTCGTCGCGAAGCCGGGACGCGAGGCCACAAATATTGATCTCACCGGTTCAGAAAATCGTTTCGCCAGCGCGGAATATGCCGATGGCGAAATCCGGTTGTTCGTCGGACGTTACGCGCGGTTCAATGATTTAAATTTTTCCAACCTGCGGCCTGTTCCCGGCTGGTCGGAAGAAATCATCGAACCGATCCACAACCAAACCACAGCGTTGAATTGCCCGAACTGCGGCTCGACCGTGCAGTTGCGCGCGCCGGGCGCGGCGATGTCCGCCGCGTGTGGTTCGTGCGGTTCACTCATTGATACTTCGACGCCCGACTTGCGGCTCATTCGCACGGCGATAAAAAATCAGCGCATGACGCCGGTAATTCCCATCGGCCGACGGGGGACTTTGTCGGGCACGAATTATGAAGTCATCGGTTTCCAGCACGTGAGGGACAGTTTTAGCGGCTGGTTTGAATATCTGCTTTTCAACCCGTGGCAGGGCTTTATATGGCTCGTGAGTTATAATGGCCATTGGACTTTGGTGAATCGCCTTTACGAACGGCCCAAGGCCGCCGGTTTCGGCAATTCGGAACACGCAATCTTTGAAGACGAGCGTTACCGCCTCTTCGATAAAACTGAAGTCACGACGGATTACGTCGCGGGCGAATTTTATTGGAAGGTGGGCGTCGGCCAGAGAGTTCAAGTCGCCGATTATGTGAAGCCGCCCCAAATTCTTTCGCGCGAATCCTATCCCGGCCTCGACGAAGAAACCTGGTCACAGGGCGAATACATTTCTCCCGAGATCATCCAAAAGACGTTCAATCTTGAAGGGCCGCTACGCGAACGGAGTGGCGTCTATCTGAACCAGTTGAATCCGCATTGGGAGAAAGCACGGCAGTTATTTTGGCTCGTGCCGGTGCTTATCGTGATCCTCGCGGCGATTCAAATGATCTCCAGCCTGCGCGCCGCCCGCCGGAATATTTACGAAGGTTCGTTCACCTATCAAGGTGGCACGACGAATGCCACGATTGTGACGCCTCCGTTTGAAATCAAAGGCGGCAACCAGGCGTTGAACGTGACGTTCACTGCGCCGGTAAATAATAACTGGATCGAATTTGACGCCGAACTTGTCAATACGAACACGCTCGTGGCCGCCGCCACTTTCGTACAGGGCGTAGAATATTATTCCGGCTACGACGATGGCCCGTGGCACGAAGGCAAACAGAAAGAGGAAGTGCTCGTTCCCAATATCGCGCCCGGCGTGTATTATTTTACGCTGGATGTCTCGGCGGATTCTTCGGTCCAGACAATGCCATTCACCATCACCGTAGTGCGGGATGTCGTCGTCTGGTCGAATTTTTGGATCGCTCTCGGTGTATTGCTCCTCTATCCGCTTTACCGCTGGACGCGGGCCATCGCCTTCGAGCGCGCGCGCTGGGCGAACAGCGATTTTTCTCCCTTTCCGACTTTCGGCGGCAGTGATGACGATGATTAA
- a CDS encoding DUF899 domain-containing protein, with product MKTKSKKSTALPAIVPRAIWKKARQKLLVKEKQLTRALDKLAAERRRLPMTPVAENYAFKNTAGEANLLDLFEGRRQLVIYHHMWLGAPDYCSGCASIVDNFPRLEHLHARNTSLVQVSDGPWSEIKAFQKRMGWTLPWYSSQGTTFNRDCGVEEGSFGLSIFLRADDSVFQTYFTTSRGVDRLRFDFNLLDLTPLGRQETWEDSPKGWPQTPPYKWWRLHDEYEQTPKRKRA from the coding sequence ATGAAAACAAAGAGCAAAAAATCGACGGCGCTTCCAGCCATTGTTCCACGCGCCATCTGGAAGAAAGCCCGGCAAAAATTGCTGGTGAAGGAGAAGCAACTCACGCGCGCGCTCGATAAGCTCGCCGCCGAACGCCGGCGATTGCCCATGACACCGGTTGCGGAAAATTACGCCTTCAAAAATACAGCGGGCGAGGCGAATCTGCTCGATCTGTTTGAAGGCCGGCGTCAGCTTGTGATTTACCATCACATGTGGCTGGGCGCGCCGGATTATTGCAGCGGATGTGCGTCCATAGTGGATAATTTTCCCCGGCTCGAACATCTGCACGCCCGGAACACATCTCTCGTGCAGGTATCCGACGGCCCCTGGTCAGAGATCAAGGCCTTCCAGAAACGCATGGGATGGACGCTGCCGTGGTATTCGTCGCAAGGCACCACGTTCAATCGCGATTGCGGAGTGGAGGAAGGCAGTTTCGGCCTCAGCATTTTTCTGCGCGCGGACGATTCGGTCTTCCAAACTTATTTCACCACCAGCCGCGGCGTTGACCGGCTCCGGTTCGATTTCAACCTGCTCGACCTGACCCCGCTTGGCCGCCAGGAAACGTGGGAAGACTCGCCCAAAGGCTGGCCGCAGACTCCGCCATATAAATGGTGGCGGCTGCATGATGAATACGAACAAACCCCAAAACGCAAACGCGCATAA
- a CDS encoding alpha/beta hydrolase-fold protein, producing the protein MKKLLFSTLFSLALTSVFAQPTNAIRRGPPPMTLSPDIEAGRMVTFRLRAPRAQEVSVNGQWPNGRAAMSKDSNSVWSVTVGPVEPGVWEYSFQVDGLTMIDPGNSMIKPMRLPVTSILQIRGEPPLLWDFQDVPHGTVHEHTYFSKSLGRMRAFDVYTPPNYEHEPDKKFPVLYLQHGSGDNQMTWTVHGKANWILDNLIAQGRAEPMIIVMMDGHAVRPGMGTNGPPLDQNTKLFERDLLEDVMPFAEQEYRVKGGAANRAIVGLSMGGGQSLTIGLNHPDLFAWIGGFSSAAPSDDAIASALNDPAINQKLKLLWVGDGKDDFLRKRNEDFIATLKAHNIQYQWHLSEGGHTWPVWRNYLIELTPKLFR; encoded by the coding sequence ATGAAGAAACTTTTATTTTCAACGCTCTTCAGTCTCGCGCTGACTTCGGTTTTTGCGCAACCCACCAACGCCATTCGCCGCGGGCCGCCGCCGATGACGCTCTCGCCCGATATCGAAGCCGGCCGCATGGTCACGTTTCGCTTGCGCGCGCCCAGGGCGCAGGAAGTTTCCGTGAACGGACAATGGCCCAATGGGCGCGCCGCGATGAGCAAGGACTCGAATAGTGTCTGGAGCGTCACGGTGGGGCCGGTCGAACCCGGCGTCTGGGAATATAGTTTTCAAGTGGACGGCTTGACGATGATTGATCCCGGCAATTCGATGATCAAACCGATGCGTCTGCCAGTCACGAGTATTTTGCAAATCCGCGGCGAGCCGCCGTTGCTCTGGGATTTTCAGGACGTGCCGCACGGGACCGTTCACGAGCACACCTATTTTTCAAAATCACTCGGACGCATGCGGGCCTTCGATGTTTACACCCCGCCCAATTATGAACACGAGCCAGACAAAAAGTTTCCCGTGCTCTATCTGCAACACGGCTCGGGCGACAACCAAATGACGTGGACCGTCCACGGCAAAGCGAACTGGATCCTCGACAATTTAATCGCCCAGGGACGGGCGGAACCAATGATTATCGTCATGATGGATGGACACGCAGTGCGTCCCGGCATGGGCACAAACGGGCCGCCGCTGGATCAAAACACCAAATTGTTCGAGCGCGATTTGCTGGAAGATGTCATGCCGTTCGCCGAGCAGGAATATCGGGTCAAAGGCGGCGCGGCAAACCGGGCGATTGTCGGACTGAGCATGGGCGGCGGCCAATCGTTGACGATCGGATTGAATCATCCGGATCTATTTGCCTGGATTGGCGGTTTCAGTTCTGCCGCTCCGTCTGACGATGCCATCGCCTCCGCTTTAAACGACCCGGCGATCAATCAGAAATTGAAACTGCTTTGGGTCGGCGATGGCAAAGATGATTTTCTGCGCAAACGCAACGAAGATTTTATCGCTACGCTGAAGGCGCACAACATTCAATACCAATGGCATCTTAGCGAGGGTGGCCACACGTGGCCAGTCTGGCGAAACTATCTGATAGAACTCACGCCGAAATTATTTCGTTGA